GACCAGCAAAGGCTACGACGCACATGGTGTTGCTTTTGATGTCACCGATGAACAGGCGATTGAGGCCGCCTTTAGCCAACTGGATGCGCAGGGGATGGATGTGGACATCCTGATCAATAACGCAGGCATCCAGTACCGCAAACCGATGGTAGAACTGGAGCTGGAAAACTGGCAGAAGGTGATCGACACCAACCTGACCAGTGCGTTTCTGGTCTCCCGCGCGGCGGCAAAACGGATGATCGCCCGCAACAGCGGCGGGAAAATCATTAATATTGGTTCGCTCACCAGCCAGGCCGCACGCCCGACCGTTGCCCCGTACACGGCGGCAAAAGGCGGCATCAAAATGCTCACCTGCTCAATGGCGGCAGAATGGGCGCAG
Above is a window of Dickeya zeae NCPPB 2538 DNA encoding:
- a CDS encoding SDR family oxidoreductase; translated protein: TSKGYDAHGVAFDVTDEQAIEAAFSQLDAQGMDVDILINNAGIQYRKPMVELELENWQKVIDTNLTSAFLVSRAAAKRMIARNSGGKIINIGSLTSQAARPTVAPYTAAKGGIKMLTCSMAAEWAQFNIQTNAIGPGYILTDMNTALIEDKQFDTWVKSSNPSQRWGRPDELIGTAVFLSSKASDYINGQIIYVDGGWLAVL